A single window of Xylocopa sonorina isolate GNS202 chromosome 5, iyXylSono1_principal, whole genome shotgun sequence DNA harbors:
- the LOC143423658 gene encoding kynurenine/alpha-aminoadipate aminotransferase, mitochondrial yields the protein MHKNKEKFEMDYSSFKTEISKRRRSATTRELTKIAYSAPKNVISLAEGMPNEETFPFTEISIKLNDGSSFTLDERELGAALQYIPTQGYPPLLQSLREFQRRAHAPPLWESRDIVIVSGSQDGLSKTLEAIIGPGDPLLVHDPFYPGVEVVVAPHKAELIAIPQDEHGVDPEILRETLMKRELSGKKMPKIMYINATGLNPTGVVIPLERRKEIYRIACEYNFLILDDDPYHFMHFDEVEPKSFLSLDTEGRVIRLDSFSKVISSGLRLGFITAAAPLIASIELHLQSSHLHAPTLSQVILYRLMKLWGYDGMTNHFMRIRRFYKQRRDAIATLAEKHLTGLADFTLPKGGFFLWIKVRGIKDTWKMMMQRGVTEGVIMAPGAAFMKDPSKPCNAIRASFAKVSYEEMDLAMERLADLIRSELRNNYFINGNSYIN from the exons ATGCACAAGAACAAGGAGAAGTTCGAGATGGATTATTCCTCGTTCAAGACAGAAATCTCGAAACGAAGGAGGTCAGCGACCACCAGAGAATTGA CGAAAATAGCGTACTCGGCGCCGAAAAATGTGATCTCGCTGGCGGAGGGTATGCCGAACGAAGAAACCTTCCCTTTCACAGAAATCTCCATCAAGCTTAACGATGGATCGTCTTTCACCCTTGACGAGCGAGAATTGGGGGCGGCTTTGCAGTATATACCTACTCAGGGTTACCCGCCGCTTCTTCAG AGCCTGAGGGAGTTCCAGCGAAGGGCGCACGCACCTCCCTTGTGGGAGAGCCGCGACATAGTGATCGTCTCTGGATCTCAGGACGGATTGAGCAAAACTCTCGAGGCCATAATCGGACCAGGCGATCCTCTCCTGGTGCACGATCCTTTCTATCCGGGCGTGGAAGTTGTG GTCGCGCCCCATAAAGCGGAGCTGATCGCGATACCTCAGGACGAGCACGGCGTGGACCCAGAGATCCTCAGGGAAACGTTGATGAAGAGGGAGCTGTCGGGCAAGAAGATGCCAAAGATCATGTACATTAACGCGACCGGGTTGAACCCAACGGGTGTCGTTATCCCGTTGGAGAGGCGGAAGGAGATCTACAGGATAGCCTGCGAGTACAACTTCCTGATTTTGGACGACGATCCGTACCATTTCATGCATTTCGACGAG GTGGAGCCGAAATCGTTTTTATCGTTGGACACCGAGGGCAGGGTGATCAGGTTGGACTCCTTCTCGAAAGTGATCAGCAGTGGCCTCCGATTGGGCTTCATAACAGCAGCAGCTCCGTTGATAGCGAGCATAGAGCTCCATTTGCAGAGCAGCCACCTTCACGCCCCTACGTTATCGCAG GTGATACTGTACAGGCTGATGAAACTATGGGGATACGACGGAATGACGAATCATTTCATGAGGATAAGACGTTTCTATAAGCAACGCAGGGACGCTATAGCTACGCTCGCTGAAAAACACTTAACTG GCTTGGCAGATTTCACATTGCCAAAGGGAGGTTTCTTCCTTTGGATCAAAGTACGGGGTATTAAAGACACTTGGAAGATGATGATGCAACGTGGCGTCACGGAGGGCGTCATAATGGCGCCTGGTGCCGCTTTCATGAAGGATCCTAGCAAACCCTGCAACGCTATCAGGGCAAGCTTCGCTAAAGTTTCCTACGAAGAAATGGATCTG GCAATGGAGAGGTTGGCAGATCTAATCAGATCCGAGCTTCGTAATAATTACTTTATAAATGGGAATTCGTACATCAATTAG